The Brassica napus cultivar Da-Ae chromosome C1, Da-Ae, whole genome shotgun sequence DNA segment AAGTTTTCTTTAGACCcaaacaaaccaaaccgaactaaaaTCAAACCCGAATTTAAAGCAAATGATCTAACAGTTTTAATAAACTTCCAAGGGTTGAGAAATAACCTCATTGTAGTATTCTAGAAAACCTAGCAGCACCAAGAGAATCTTTCCATCTTGACCCGTCTTGAATGGTGTCTGAGAAAGGCCAGGGTTCATAAGAGAGTTCAGGTCGAGAAACACCAGATGATCAGTGCTCATGGAACCGAGGCCATTGATATGAATGAACGGCTTTGCAATAAGATCTTTAAGGTCCGATATCCTAAGGTTTAAAGCTTGTAATAACAACGTCACTGCCTCCTGAGGATGCATCAACGGTTTCTCTATAACAGTCTGAATATTTCTTGGAGAAGAATTTTTGTCTAGTAGTTCCTTAACTTCGACGACAAGTTCACTTAGGAAAACCTGATCAGATTTATGTTTATAAGAAAACCCCATTATTCCTCCAACAGACTCTAAGGCTTGCCTCCTCTCCCAGATCTTTAACTCTGTTTCAAGAATCGACTTGTTGCTTCCGCGATCAACTTTCTTGCGGACAAGATCCTCAGTTCTGAGGAGAGTGTTTCCGAACCAACCAGTCTGCTTCTTGACGGACTCAGCTCCCACTTTGTAGAATACTGGAAAAGGGATAATAGATCCTATCTCCATTTGCTTCTTGATCTCGACGAGCTCGTCTAAGCACCAGCATGACTCGGGGTACTTGGCTGAGAAGAAGACGAGTGCAACACCTGACTCTCTGATTCGTTGGAAAACTATTGTGATGGGATACCCTCTCGTCTCGTGGTAGTCCACGTAATAATTGATACCGCTCGTCTCTAATTTTTCTGTAAGAAAACTCACAAGGCCTTCTCTGTGAGTTTGACCTCTGAAAGTGATGAACACTTGATCACGTTTCCAATATGGAGAGACGTTCATCATTTTCGTTATGGTGGAAATGTAAATGTTAAAGATTTAGAGAGTGCTTGCTAGCTTGGagatgaaaatgaagaagatgaagtgtatttgtaatgttttttttggttaactATTGAAGTCAACACCCCAAAATATTGCACCtgtatcctttttttttatttttttgtaacacttgtGCACATGTATctaggcctgggacggatcgggtatccggacaattttaaggtatccggatccagatccttatccggcggatccataattttactatccttatccagatccggggttctcggatatccggatgtcgaatatccttttaaaaattgcaatatccggcggatatctggatccggatttggatccttaaaataaataaaaaataatattaatatatataaaatattaacaataatttaaaaaaaaatatatatataatgtttttagttatttctatgtataatattacaaaatttacataaaatttatatatactattacaaaaatgaaaatatattaagtaaaattaatttttatatatagatattattatttttgaaatatttattaataaaacttacggatccggatccggctttgacgaatccaacattttactatccggatccggattcggcccctccggatatccggattttcggatcggatccggatcgaatctcggatcgaatccggatctcggataaaagtctcgGGCCTACATGTAtccatatattataaatttcttaCCAACTGTCCAGACGCGGACATGATCCATTGATGTGGTAATGATGAAATGGCGAGACAGATGTAACTCTGCTACAGTTTTAAATATGAAAGCTGAGTTGAACAAACTGTACTCGTTTAATATTCTGTGTTATTTACTTCGTTTATACAAAAAGTGGGAGTCTTTCCAAATCTCTAATCGTTTTTGATATCTTGTGTAGCGGTTGGTACAACAGATCTTGGATCGATGATATGTGGATTAGGTGTCAACGTCACTATTTAAAGTGAGTAAATTTCAATCTTTCGGCATTACTGTGAATTTTGTTTCGACGCTTTCCATCCTTTCTCGGAATTCactatcattttatttttgagatttttCTATTCCTATCATTTATGTTTTATGGTCTTATGCTTATACTGCTATGATTAGCTTTTCATGTAGTCCGAATGTTTAAGTTGTTAATAAAGTGGTGTTTCATAAAAAAGTAATACAAAGCCCATCACTAAAACTCGGTTCCAAAGATTGAGAACAATGTCGGTCTCGCTACCTCTAGTCCGTCTTGCGAGCGTATTAGAATATAGAATACCGTAGTTATGGCCCTATATTCCATGTAGTTATGATCGTATTACTATTGTTTATATATGTCTTGTATAGTCCTTCTCTACTGTATAAAACTTGAGCATTGTTCTTAAGAATAAATCATTCAATATCATAATAACTACTAcgttaaacaaattaaattcaagcctttgataacaattttcttAGTGACGAAAGTTGTTTAATAGATGTGTATTACGATATATCTTTGGTCGTTGGTCATAAACAATGTAGTACTGCAAGTCTGCAATATATCTGGTGTTGTCTTGTATCTTTCTGTCAAGTAATCTAGCCTTATCTTGTATATATCTGTCAACCAATCTGTCTTTGTCGTGTTAGTTTTTATATAACATTGTTTACGTAAAATTATAACTACTAggttaaacaaattaaattcaAACTTTGATGTGCAATTTTTATATAGTGACGAAAAAGAAATCTATCGCTAACAGaaagttgtttttttcttccttttttggtcaaacagaAAGAAAGTTGTtttaatcccttatatattaaaagagaaccGTTGTAATAAATGCAATCACACTACAATAGACACGTGACAgtttcacaatgatttgataataaatatgctaacgcgttcacactatattcataaatgtgttcacactatgtattttgcgtttttttaaatataaaactcacatacatggttccaataaaactctgaatttttcggttcgaataaaaatagataacgaatcaaaagccaaactatatatatattatttttattgtttatggaTAAAGTTagagcaaaatattcataaattttgattcgattcgttatccgttttaatttgaaccaaaaaaatctGGGTATCtgtaactctacgaaacaaatcaaatactaaaatacaatatccaaaaaagaatcaaatcacaaataccaatatttttatgaacatatatctaattcgatatgttatatgcatatatatacatatatgtaaggaattgtatatatatatatatgttatatatattatactttatatcagttttacaatatgaattaaatttattatactaggtactagaaaataaaaagttaaataatgttttatttttgtaataaaatgttattattaaaattttcaattatttttaaaattttattttatttatggatcaaatcggatattctttaaaatcctaaaacatttcggatatccgagtcatcgaatatctaggtggctaaagatcgaatcgacacgaatgcttccaaatacccATATATTCGATCTGTGTCCACCCCAatttacggatacaattttattttctttatatgaaaaatgactaatgtcaagaccttttttattttaaattaattttaattttatctttcatgcaTTATTTTGAAcgaaaatgtcatttaatattgattaaaaatatttttatatatttgtcaactatttttatatactttttacatacacatatatgtgCATCTCGATGTGAGCACcttgtaactaagtattcaccacaactgaagtatctaatttttttgaaagttgaaatattttttttcttaatgcttctttcactaccgaccaaattgtagtgaaatgatttgtcttaataatttttttttttaaactattatctgtttagaaactataatatgaaattattggttcgacatgaggactatctaaaattcataacatgaaaataaataaataatattaatttttagtttttaccaaaaaaaaacaaaaaaataatcaaacattttaaccgaataaactaaaatgaatattaatttaaaataatagttatattttagaagattaaaaatcaaaaataaaacttaaaaccgaactaatatccaaattaaaaataacgaaactaataatcacatttcGTGCAAGGCGCGGATTACTAGATGTGTATTACGATGTCTCTGgttttttttggagttttggtcGTAAACAATATGTAGTAGTACTGGTCAGAAGAGTCTCGATCTCCTTTTGCATTTATCTCTCTCCAATTTGCATCCTCATCTAGCCAACTGCTACATTGATCTTATTAGGTTATACCTAAAAataggttttatattttatatatatttgatgtgaaaattttatatagtgACAAAAGACACCTGTAGCTAAAATTGTCTAAATAGAGTTTATTATGGAGTCTTTGGTCTCTTGGTCTTAAACAAATAGTATTGTAGCCTACCAAGTCTTTCTTTATCTTATATCTTTTGTCAACTAATCTTTCTTTGTCTTATTCGATTTGGCTAAATGATGTGTTCCTTTCATATAATATGACAAAAACACGGTTCAAAAGAAAATACAGATCATGGATCCATTTGTGTCGGTGCTTAAACTTCCACAACTGCGATGCTTAGAACATATACTCACAGGTTCACTGTCTGATTATCGATCTTTCTTTGACGTAAAATTAGATATAAGTATACTCTCAATAAGGTGTTACATTTTCAGACAGTAGTCACCGACTCACCGGTAGAAGATgattaataattataaacttttcttagagaaaaaaacattgaaaaacAGAGGCTTTTGCTTAGGACACAAGTACAGGTAAGAGTAGCAGTTCCTTGCAAGCTGAGCGGATAGTTCATGTCGACTAGTCCTCAGTCATCTTATTTTGCTGCCTATGCAAGAGCGAAACAACGTTCGAAAAAGTAACACAACAATGAAATACAATTCGTTTTGTCTCCCTGCTTCTCCGCATCATTAGATATTGGAAGCATAAGACAGTCCATGCTTTGGTTGATATGGTATGGAGCCTTCCTCTTTTGACTCATCACACAACGGAAATATACAATTGTCCAGGCATGCTTGATGATGCATGGTAGGGTATTGGTTTAAACCCAtttcatctgttttttttttttttttttttccatttcatCTGTTGATTTAAAAATTCGAAGTCGTTAGTCACTAGTCAGAAGATATACCCAGGTATATGTCAAAGATCTGAACTTACAAGGTGAAGGgtgatattgatttatattgttATATGAACTGCTTCGTATATAACCTTGATGCACTTAAGGCTCCAACAGACTGATAAGTGATGCACATCAGTTAGATTTGATGCTTCCCTCTATAAAAATTCAGCCACAATGTCtaattatagaagaaaaaaaactactacATCTACATGTATCTCAGAAGGCAAAACTAAAAACACACCTTAGACGTCTCAGGACTATTTCTATCCTTTGATGCAATTTTTGTTTACGTAAAATCCTTTCAACAATCTTCTTGATGAAATCCAACTCTGAAATTGAACTGCAAGAAAATACAGGTTTAAATAAATAACCCTTTAAATCATCAATCTTGTAGGTACTTGTCCTAAATCACACattcttttaacaaaaaaacataataactaAACTTTAAATCAGACCTAATTATGTTCCTTATTATGTCAAGTGAATAGTTAATAGTTTCTGTCTAGTgtgcaataatttttttaaacaaatccTAAACTAATTATGAAAATTGTTTGTCCGAATGTTATTTGTAGGAAGAAAGTGACTATGAGTGATAGAGCCATTGCCTTCGTACGCACGCGGGAGAGAAACTGATGGTGGAAGATTCATCAGTCTACTTTTCGGTTATCACCGGTTAGTATCTCACTTAGCATTAAATTaagcagtgtttttaaaaccgtaATGGAAGCTGTAACGGAAGCTGAACAAGATAATTTTTGGGTCACGGTTCAATATTGTTCGACCGGATCAAACCTGATTCAACAATctggtttatagatttttgatagttttaatgGTTTTTATCAGTTTAATAACTTTGAGATTCAATCCGGCTACGTGACCGTTTCATGGTTCAACCAATTACTAGACCCAATCCGGCTATGTAATTGGTTCATGGCCGAACCCGGTTCAATTATTGGGTTgatccggttttaaaaacactgaaaTTAACCAAGAATATCCAAAAGATTTCCTAAACCGAATTGcaattttttgaattgaaaGGTGAGAATGGCACGGTTGATGGATAAGGAGAATTCCGATGGTCCATGGTGgggaaaattcaagagagaagaATTGAAATACACAAGACCATATTTGATTGAGATTATGAATTCCGATGGTATCCAAATCTCCAACCTCACATTCTTGAATTCTCCTTCTTGGCATATCCACCCGGTCTACAGCAGGTTAAAACTCACTCGTTATAACTATTAAGTTATCAAATTGTAAACTACTAAACAGGTTTTGTTTATCTTTAATTCATATAAGTATGTTGATGACCGGCTTCATTCTCATTCTCTCCACCACTCACTAGGTCTTAATGTAAACAAAATGTCCAGCAAGATATAAGTATGTTGATGTTTAGTTAACTAAACAGAGGGGAAGTAAGTCAACACCATAATTGTTATTCAAAAGtataaataaaaggaaaatacCACAAGAAGAAAGAACTAATTCCCAGGGAGAAACCATCGAGCATCCATGAGATTCATCTTGTCAAGACCGGGAAAGCGAACGAGGGACTTGGTTGCAAGATTGTACACACAGATGTCAAGGTCGCGAGGTGAGCAATGGCAGGGACGAAAGTGTCGGGTGAAATAGATGGAGTCTGGTTTGATACCAAGGGCCTTGTTAGCAGGCACAGTGAAACCCAAGTCAAGAAGCAGTGCCTCACCACCAAGAGAATGTACCTCAGTAACCGTGTGGCAGGCGTGATCTGGATCTTCTACATCAGGATCCTTCTTGTAGAGGCGGAACCAGGTCCTATTGGATGGATCACTCTCAACCAACAAAACCTCTCCTGATGATGTTGTAACCGCAATGCTAGAATCGTAGGCGTAATCATGACGAGAAAGCATTGGGAATGGTGTTTGACCGGTAATGTCCTTGAAGAAACCTTGCGGTCCAGACAGATCAAAGACTCGAACAAAACGACGACTTGTTGAGACGTAGAGGCGGGTACCACGTAGCACCATATCCGACAAGCCATCATACTTGTGAAAGGCATAGTCATCGAAAACGAGAGGAATGTCAGTGTAATGAGAATCCCCATTCTTGCAGAAGCTCATGTAAGAGTGGCCAGGGAGGTCGAAGAGCCACAACACGACGTACTCTTTTCCACTCTCGGAAACCCACAAAAGTCCCCTCACCACATCAGCACTCAGATCCTTGTAAATAGCGCCAGACTCCTCCCTTATAAATTCTCTATCTCCCACGCGCTTGACAATACAATCAGCTGACTCAATCGACTCTAGAGACGGAAGAGGGATCGTTTCCTTACTAAACACGTCTATGATATATAAACTGGATCCAGAATCTAACACCAAGAGCCAGTTACCCGAGTTTGCCAGGAATCTACACTCTGGAAAGTCTCCCACGTTCCTCTGGATATTGTCTTCTTTAGGGTCGTACAGCACAAAACCACCGTCCTTCGGAAAAAGCATCAGCCCTGGAGATCGGCTAAACTGGGGCATTGTCCGCTTTAAACTCCGATGTAGATCAGGCGAGCTCATCATGAGGCAGATTCTCGCGTTTGTGGCCTGACTCTGAGCAGTTATTGTGTGTATATATTATAGGGTACTGcttaggtttttttttggaCTACGAAGAcaatttaagtttattaaaGTAACAGCCGCGAATCATATTGCCACATAATTTATATGTTGCATAATTTCAAACTTGtagaaacttattttttttgaatgaaaaaatAAGAAGATTTAAATGGTCTGAGAACCCGggcttgtggaaacttaacatattattagatgttttatatgttaagataaatacgataaaaaaatctagaaataggaaaataaaattttctatttatattaggtttgtgttttctatATTCCACGTGTTAAAAGAGaattaattgtattttcatatgaataGAGGTCTAATaggaaaatatataagaaacatTGTGAgttttagttttgagtagtttgtAAAGCTAATAGAAAAATTTGTTCTTATCAATTTTTGTGTTTCTAGATATGTCATAGATTTGAGAATAGGTTCAAAATTCTTTAGAGAAAAATCATTGCCTTCGTACGGACGAGGTAGAGATACAGATGGTGAAAGATTCATCAGCCTTCTTTTCGGTTCCACCGTTCCAACTTAACCGACGTGTAACTTCCCTCAAAGTGCAATTCCCGTTGAAAAAGTGAAGCTCCAACGTTTTGTTACTCTAGGAGAAAGCTTATGTGAAGATGAAAacgtttgttttttcttttacagaTACATTTCTTGGGTAATAAGTTAACGTGTTTTCAAATGGTATGGACTTAATTGAATAAATGACAAAGCTTCATGGGACATAACTACTTGAGTCGGATCGTACATCTTAATTATTTGACGTAAAGCAAGACAAAGACTTACCGTGACACCCAGGTACCAAATACAGCGTCCTTTCTCTAACTCAACCATCTCAAAACATATTTGCTTTTGAACTTGTATCATCTGTAAATTTAAGTATAAGGTTTATATAAGTATCATCTATATGTTAGAAACGTATAAGAAAACAGAGTGGTTATTTAGCGAGGTAGGTATATATAGGTTCATTTAAAACAAAGTTTACAATTGTTAGACAATACCTTAATCATACATTTGAAACAAACATACGAGAAAAGATAATAAATAGAGGATCTTGAGATGACTCTCCAAAAACTCCCATAATGGTGGGTCACAGGCTCACAGCCTCCTCGGCCTCCACGTCCAATGTTCTTACGTCCTCTCACCAAGGTCCATTGCATCTCTTTGACTTTTTTGAGAAGGTTTTATTAACCTCCCTCCTCGGGTTCTTTGAGAACTATCACCCATCTCAAATTTTGAATTCGTGGCGCAGAAGTGCTACCAAATATATTTCCTTCAACTTCATTGGTCAGTGAATTTGATATAGGAGTAGAGATTGTTATCAAATTAGTAGAAGATCCAAAAACAAGAGGAGTTTCGGTGTTTAGAGACTTAGTAGTAGTAGTGGGTTCACTTTTAGTGTCAAGAGGAGTTGCTGGTTCTGCTTCCACTGGAGAAGTTGAAGTAAATGTAGCTACATTAGATGAAACAACAACACTAGAGGTGTCATCAGCTACTCCTAGAGGAGTATCAGGAGGAGCAAAAGCCAGTAAAAATCTTTGCTGCGTAGTGGGACTAGCAACATGTCTAACCGTTGTTGGGGTTGGGTTGATTCTGTTGCAAGGACTCGAGAAGGCTCTTCAAATCTTCTGAAACCGGGATGATACAGAGCAAAACTCTGCAGAGAATTAGTGAATAAAGAATGTcatgagaatattttgttttacgTCTAAATTTAAAGATGTATATGAGATGATgagtatataaattttttttttacatttctatacactacaaaagaaaacatattttttactagagcagtattcgttgtaaattcgtcgtaaacggggtgttacgacgaattaaagttgaaagacgtttcgttgttaaacgtctgTCGTAACgtaggtttcgtcgtaaacgactcgttacgtttacgacgaaatatattcctcgtaaagcgcagggaaaggattcgtcgtaaacgacacgtaaacatttcgatgtaaaaccctcgtaaatctttcgatgttaatcactcgtaaacattcgatgtaaactccatgtaatgtttacgaggagtttacatcttttcttattatattattattaattagtatataataaattttaatttatatttaatattcagaatttaaaataatttaaattttaaaacgaaatatgaaattgaaaaacatattttaaaaagtcatacaataatatttaaattcataatacaaacagaaaaataaaaaaaactacatattctcgaagtagttggtggggttgctcggctgttgacgggttggatcggactcttggggatctcgtggtggcattccaagagcggctcgtctctcactcaacattctctgcatatcCGGGTTttccacggccatcacgtctagcaaatcctcaagagagtctaaacgaacctgctggctatccattcgagccttcatctgagcagtctcttcatcccgtctcgaagtgtatgacgaagttgcccttgcaacttcgttaacagagcctataccgactatccgtcccttctttttaggagccacctataaaatcaaaacatatattaatatagttaattatgttaaaatatttaaaataatgtaaacaaaaattttaagttgtacctcttcgaagattctgtcgacctcttcggtggacaatgtgactggtaatccatcgggagactcctgggttagttgcgtctcccgttcttcaatccgaccagccactgtttggaagagtttctcagatgcaggatccacaaaaactccgtcggatgtggcgtgagtcatcttgaataggtcagacagagaaggtaagactcccgtcttctcgaactacaaaaaaaaaattaaattaaatattataaattatattaattgaatattttaaaatatatatttaaaacaaaacttacagcttctagacggactcctgcatgaggtttttgtccggttctgtgaagcatgggcaaatgaccatctttatccttcgtccttcgagaagccgagcacgaattgacctttttgatcgaagaggggtgctcccaataggcgatgaggccatcccacacatccgtcgtgagctcagtgggctttctctcatacccgtagatctcccacttgtccttccaataagagactgtgttgcagaggcgtatctttgcctttgcaacgaattccgccttcaccctctcggtgattcccaaagaccaatgtcacttttgctgaaacataaaaattttgaaaaaattacaattaataataaatattaaaaaaatataaatatatttaaaagtgaaaatttaattaaatttaaaaatcttaccgcaaaacatttaaaccacgtgatcttaacgtgctttggtgtcttgctccagttcgggtatgccccgtcgtagtaacccttaatcgtcgccgaaacactccggctaacacggttgttagccccaaacctgaaaaaaaaacaatttaaccgttagaaaataaaaattaattaaattttaatgtaataaaaattaataacttaccaataagttcctcggggtctatcggggtctagaacatccaaaccctcccgtccaggctgggcaagcaaatcctccaccgtatatctcgcgaagggagcatatgaaggcacacgcaaatccggatgaactgcaccttctgggacaggctgaggtgcagccgctggaggaggaggtggaggcatctgcggtggaagaggaggactcgaaaaaactctctgagaagtctgagagtctggaactgcatcggaagacgatggaccggaagaagatgtaccggaaccatcgccaaacaactgggcataagtaggtgctgctggtttccttctaggagccatctaaaaaaatttaaataaatttaatcaattatgacgacataattaaaaaattattccgttacctaactaatcacctaaactatagtattccgtcatctaactaatcacctaaactaattatctaactaatcacctaaactaattacctaactaattaataacctaaactaacttaaaaaaaaaaaaaaggaggaaagagaGTGTACCTTAGatggagaggagaggagtttgggaggaatgaacgaggaagcctcgtctcggcgtctcaatatatagaaaaggattcgtcgtaaaagcgacgtaaaattacgacgaagttaccaggcccacgttttttcatttacgacgaagttaccaggcccgcgtttttcgatttacgacgaaattacgtcgaaacgtcggtttacgacgaatttaccaggcccgcgtttacgacgaagttaccaggcccgcgtttttccatttacgacgaaattacgtggaatagataaccatttacgacgattttacaacgcttaaccctaaacaccgagaatgaaatccctaaaccccaaagtcacatatcatctaacatcatatctcttctctactactttgtgctctttctccaacttaaactctaaaaccctaaaactccaaataattttttaaaaactaaagaaatacatcttatataaaaaaacatttgttacacatacattaagatggtaaaaaaacaatatttctttaaacatacgttacaatagagaaatacaacatttgttacatatattacatcactctaaatcgttttcgttctcatcaatattacatcactctaaatcgttttcgttctcatcactatcattacaatcatcatcgtcgcttctctcgaactcgtcttcacgtgcttcatctgtcgcatcttcgggaatatcttcatattgaaagttttgcgggtcgatcaaaaggatttcatcagttggttgttctggtacctcaacttcattgatagcgtcttcttcttgcaagggcggttcttctccagcgacaatgcgtccacgaggtgtaattttgatagcagctaaccagtttatcccggaagttcgaagccgaggataaggaaggaagctaacttgctcggcttgtgaagctaaaatgaaaggctcaaatttgttgtatcttctcccaaaattgacatccacaacaccaaatttgttataccgaatccctcggttcacaacaggatcgaaccattcacatttgaagaggacgcattttagcttcaataaccccggaaattccacttcaataatctcctgcaagatcccgtaaaagtccgtttcacctttcacacatattccgtagttactcgttgcccgatgtctcccatactcgtatgtgtgaaaggtaaatcctcgtgtgaaatacataggtgatgtggtgacctttgcaactggaccttgaaccaattcgtgaaaccatacgggataataaggatcgtcataatcaacctgcaaaaagcagttattcttaattaatattgaagtatcaaaacacttacttaattaatcaatgtatgagatatattacgtacctgtgattttaaccacttgacaaagtgcttatctttacgtgtgtccacatcagttgcagatattcctggtattgcttcttcaacttgagatacaaacatgctgcaaattaaacaaataatcaagtcatacataattaacttcaattcatataattaacattcacaaaaatatttacctttcaaagtaacgggtcactgcatcctcgcagttgagcagaatataagtgtgggcactatgtttatcctcttcacatgaccaccatacttctttcgttttaccaccaaaccgtgcaatt contains these protein-coding regions:
- the LOC106384293 gene encoding F-box protein At5g25290-like, with the translated sequence MMSSPDLHRSLKRTMPQFSRSPGLMLFPKDGGFVLYDPKEDNIQRNVGDFPECRFLANSGNWLLVLDSGSSLYIIDVFSKETIPLPSLESIESADCIVKRVGDREFIREESGAIYKDLSADVVRGLLWVSESGKEYVVLWLFDLPGHSYMSFCKNGDSHYTDIPLVFDDYAFHKYDGLSDMVLRGTRLYVSTSRRFVRVFDLSGPQGFFKDITGQTPFPMLSRHDYAYDSSIAVTTSSGEVLLVESDPSNRTWFRLYKKDPDVEDPDHACHTVTEVHSLGGEALLLDLGFTVPANKALGIKPDSIYFTRHFRPCHCSPRDLDICVYNLATKSLVRFPGLDKMNLMDARWFLPGN